In the Wyeomyia smithii strain HCP4-BCI-WySm-NY-G18 chromosome 2, ASM2978416v1, whole genome shotgun sequence genome, one interval contains:
- the LOC129719901 gene encoding GATA zinc finger domain-containing protein 15-like: protein MNLEKRKGRNCNWIAPCCVSTLPEAYTIIQPLPTRILSPNNNNNNNNNNNNNNNNNNNNINNNNNNNNNNNNNNIDNNNNNNKNNNNNNNNNNNNNNNNNNNNNNNNNNNNSNSNNNNNNNNNNNNNNNNNNNNNNNNNNNNNNNNNNNNNNNNNNNYNNNNNNNNSNNNINNNNNKNNNNSNNNNNNNNNNNNNNNNSNNNNNNNNNNNNNNNNNNNHNNNNNNNKNNNNNNNNNNNNNNKNNNNYNNSNNNNSNNNNNNNNNNNINNNNNNNN, encoded by the exons ATGAACTTAGAGAAGCGGAAAGGCAGAAATTGTAACTGGATAGCGCCCTGTTGTGTGAGTACGCTACCCGAGGCATATACTATCATCCAACCTCTTCCTACAAG GATACTCTCCcctaacaataataataataataataataataataataataataataataataataataataatattaataataataataataataataataataataataataataatattgataataataataataataataaaaataataataataataataataataataataataataataataataataataataataataataataataataataataataatagtaatagtaataataataataataataataataataataataataataataataataataataataataataataataataataataataataataataataataataataataataataataataataataataattataataataataataataataataatagtaataataatattaataataataataataaaaataataataatagtaataataataataataataataataataataataataataataataatagtaataataataataataataataataataataataataataataataataataataatcataataataataataataataataagaataataataataataataataataataataataataataataaaaataataataattataataatagtaataataataatagtaataataataataataataataataataataacattaataataataataataataataat
- the LOC129719900 gene encoding uncharacterized protein LOC129719900: protein MSNAAVKRGEREQAIKLAIIAIKFGKSLRAAAGEYGIPRTTLLRHKRLNAGLMQADPLHPTISMEDVQICKRGRPPLFPEEPERAFEKYCLLCSDKFFGLTSRDIRVLAPQFANQLGIPVPDNWIANAKAGPVWFRNFLRRRPNLSMRSPEATSIARVSAFNPTNVGKFFDLLRTVAENITFEPNSIWNLDETGVTTVQKPQRVASRRGVKRVGRVTSADRGPLVTMVLAVSATGNKMPPFFVFPRKRFHPHFLDGGPTGCAGAVSNTGWMNADIYLDVLRHFKAFTRVSKENPLLLIVDNHGSHRSLPAIEFCRDNGIHLLTIPPHCSHRLQPLDVSVFSPFKHAMNVLCDEWTYRHPGKPMSIFDLPAIIDSALERSATERNIKAGFRASGIWPFNPDVFTALDYAPSSVTGPSLVDEIIPGSLLDTLCRIRPIPRAPPRATGRRGRKPGRAAILTDPAEIALMEQNIQAKGVARPTQRRVGRPRKATVQFHSLVSAPPRPTIVVIKRPPGRPRKSQAAADKRPVGRPRKPPVVILKRPVGRPPKSLAIAKRPVGRPPKYPTIAKRPVGRPPKYPTIAKRPVGRPAQSKGTAKRPVGRPRKIKRPVGRPPKQPATKIRHESE from the exons ATGAGTAACGCGGCAGTGAAACGTGGTGAACGGGAGCAGGCGATCAAGTTGGCGATTATTGCCATTAAGTTTGGCAAGTCGTTACGGGCAGCTGCTGGAGAGTATGGTATACCCCGTACCACCTTGCTTCGCCACAAGCGGTTAAACGCTGGCCTGATGCAAGCGGACCCGCTACATCCTACGATATCGATGGaggatgtgcaaatttgtaagCGCGGAAGACCACCGTTGTTCCCCGAGGAACCAGAACGGGCATTCGAAAAGTATTGCTTGCTATGCTCGGACAAGTTCTTCGGTCTAACATCCAGAGACATTCGTGTGCTTGCACCACAATTCGCGAACCAGCTGGGGATTCCGGTTCCCGACAATTGGATCGCGAACGCAAAGGCAGGCCCTGTTTGGTTTCGGAACTTTCTGCGCCGAAGGCCGAACCTGTCGATGCGTTCACCCGAGGCGACCAGCATAGCCAGAGTCTCTGCTTTTAATCCCACAAATGTGGGCAAGTTTTTCGATCTTCTACGCACAGTAGCCGAGAATATAACGTTCGAACCAAATTCCATCTGGAATCTGGACGAGACTGGAGTGACAACAGTTCAGAAACCTCAACGAGTTGCTAGTCGCCGTGGAGTCAAACGTGTTGGTCGAGTAACTTCGGCCGATCGGGGCCCGTTGGTTACGATGGTACTTGCGGTTTCCGCCACTGGCAATAAAATGccaccatttttcgtttttcctcgAAAACGTTTCCATCCACACTTTCTGGATGGTGGTCCAACGGGATGCGCTGGAGCGGTGAGTAATACAGGGTGGATGAATGCAGATATTTATCTGGATGTTCTCCGACACTTTAAAGCATTTACGCGAGTGTCCAAAGAAAACCCGCTTTTGTTGATTGTGGACAACCACGGTTCACACAGAAGTCTACCTGCAATCGAGTTTTGCAGGGATAATGGCATTCACCTACTTACAATACCACCCCATTGCTCTCACCGCTTACAACCCTTGGACGTGAGTGTGTTTTCGCCGTTCAAACACGCAATGAATGTGCTGTGCGACGAATGGACATACAGGCATCCCGGAAAGCCGATGTCTATTTTTGACCTTCCGGCTATCATCGACAGCGCTCTCGAACGGAGTGCCACGGAGCGAAACATCAAGGCCGGGTTCCGGGCATCAGGTATTTGGCCCTTCAACCCGGATGTATTCACTGCATTGGATTATGCTCCATCATCAGTGACAGGACCTTCCTTGGTTGACGAAATAATACCAGGATCACTGCTGGACACTCTTTGCAGAATCAGACCAATCCCGCGGGCACCACCGCGTGCTACAGGCAGACGAGGACGAAAACCTGGACGAGCTGCTATACTGACGGACCCCGCTGAAATCGCTCTGAtg GAACAAAACATACAAGCGAAGGGAGTAGCCCGACCCACTCAACGGCGAGTAGGCCGACCACGTAAAGCAACTGTGCAGTTTCATAGCCTCGTTAGTGCACCACCAAGACCAACGATAGTGGTGATAAAGAGACCACCTGGAAGACCCCGCAAATCACAGGCTGCAGCggataagaggcccgttggccgaccccGCAAGCCTCCAGTCGTTATACTAAAAAGGCCTGTTGGCCGACCTCCAAAGTCACTAgccattgctaagaggcccgttggccgaccaccaaagtatccaaccattgctaagaggcccgttggccgaccaccaaagtatccaaccattgctaagaggcccgttgggcGACCTGCTCAAAGTAaaggcactgccaagaggcccgttggccgcccACGCAAGATTAAGAGGCCTGTTGGTAGGCCACCGAAACAACCAGCAACCAAAATAAGACATGaatctgaataa